One Malus domestica chromosome 11, GDT2T_hap1 genomic region harbors:
- the LOC103447830 gene encoding uncharacterized protein isoform X2, translating to MSDQGEKTCPLCAEEMDLTDQQLKPCKCGYEICVWCWHHIMDMAEKDETDGRCPACRTPYDKEKIVGTAGKCERLVLEINTEKKMKSQKAKVKSAEGRKQLTSVRVIQRNLVYIVGLPLNLADEDLLQRKEYFGQYGKVQKVSMSRTAAGVIQQFPNNTCSVYITYSKEEEAVRCIQNVHGFLLDGRSLRACFGTTKYCHAWLRNVPCTNPDCLYLHEVGSQEDSFTKDEIISAYTRVQQITGTANSMQRRSGSVLPPPLDDYCNTSSASAAGPIIKNGSSNTGSLIRGSPPNGSSGRSIALPAAASWGTRGSNCQPPATHIISSNGHSKQKPDTVRSTLPYSAATGASVQSSTVHSDGGKMSALNEESQTLHAKCKPESLKIVKQHSGVDCQNDLSDVPAAPDEGSASVNVSNQLLATSVSKENDRGSSMQPNISNPTNHLSYSSAHEKENIVSTEEVVQNLCSDIHLMSIDRNTKVENSSIARSKSSPSDNSFIKSPRDQQYCAEQSRDPPSTGEKAVTSVNGVCITKEQSNWMLESQPQPVPSTSSEVEEDVLSFDNQRLKDPEVSRSTYMPSLPNTVHAPNHSRPPLLHNEAYGAVYSNADCLFVDNKVGDSSLLSNGYPENMVTRSSGSGRPLEHPYPLPNEVPGKHTGRFLDDAANPDFSTAADKGESSIISNILSMDFDTWDDSLTSPQHFSKLLGETDKQSGALKMSSPWKVQNNNQSRFSFARQEDAKNQAFDLQSSLNVDGQFSNNQSFHQGFSENRDLYLDNLGIGNGFPSSTFEESESHARNHLAFSSNKLSAVSRAQISAPPGFSVPSRAPPPGFTSHERVDQDFDTMSGNHMYGTSTLLRNAYQPQANGNIGSSADIEFMDPAILAVGKGRLQGGLNNPGLEMRSNFPSQLSGYENDARLQLLMQRSLAPQQNLRYPDFGDGFSHVNDSYGISSRLLEQSQASNLSPFSQMSLQQSRNRVMSNGHWDGWNEVQGGSNVSMAELLRNERLGFNKFYSGYEESKFRMPSSGDLYNRTFGM from the exons ATGAGTGACCAGGGAGAAAAGACTTGCCCTCTTTGTGCGGAGGAGATGGATTTGACAGATCAGCAATTGAAGCCATGCAAATGTGGTTATGAG ATATGTGTTTGGTGTTGGCACCACATAATGGACATGGCTGAGAAGGATGAGACAGATGGGCGGTGTCCTGCATGCCGCACTCCTTATGACAAGGAAAAGATTGTAGGAACAGCTGGAAAGTGTGAGAG GCTGGTTTTAGAAATCAACACTGAGAAAAAGATGAAATCTCAGAAGGCAAAAGTCAAATCTGCTGAAGGGCGGAAGCAGCTCACTAGTGTGCGAGTGATTCAACGGAACCTCGTTTACATAGTTGGGTTGCCTCTTAATCTGGCAGATGAAGAT CTTCTGCAGCGCAAAGAATATTTTGGTCAGTATGGGAAGGTTCAAAAAGTTTCCATGTCTCGAACAGCAGCTGGCGTCATTCAGCAATTTCCAAACAATACATGTAGTGT ATATATTACATACTCAAAAGAGGAGGAAGCGGTTCGTTGTATTCAAAATGTACATGGGTTCCTCTTGGATGGTAGATCTTTGAG GGCTTGCTTTGGGACCACAAAATATTGTCATGCATGGCTGAGGAATGTG CCTTGCACCAATCCTGATTGTTTGTATCTGCATGAGGTTGGGTCTCAGGAGGATAGTTTCACTAAAGATGAAATAATTTCTGCATACACTAG GGTACAACAAATTACTGGTACAGCAAACAGTATGCAACGGCGTTCGGGGAGTGTTTTGCCTCCACCACTAGATGATTATTGCAACACAAGTTCTGCTTCTGCCGCAGGACCAATTATTAAAAATGGATCAAGT AATACTGGAAGTCTTATTAGAGGTTCTCCTCCAAATGGAAGCTCTGGTAGATCTATTGCTCTCCCAGCTGCAGCCTCATG GGGAACACGTGGTTCAAACTGCCAACCACCAGCTACACATATAATAAGTTCAAATGGACATTCTAAACAGAAACCTGATACAGTCAGAAGCACATTGCCATATTCTGCAGCAACTGGTGCTTCTGTTCAGTCATCTACAGTGCATAGTGATGGAGGAAAGATGTCAGCATTAAATGAAGAAAGTCAGACTTTGCATGCTAAATGTAAACCAGAATCATTGAAGATTGTGAAACAGCATAGTGGTGTGGATTGTCAAAATGATCTGTCTGACGTACCTGCTGCACCTGATGAAGGTTCTGCTTCTGTTAATGTTAGCAACCAGTTATTGGCGACATCTGTATCCAAGGAAAATGATAGAGGCAGTAGCATGCAGCCAAACATTAGCAATCCTACCAACCATCTATCATACAGTTCCGCtcatgaaaaagaaaacattgTTTCCACTGAAGAAGTGGTCCaaaacttatgctctgatatcCATTTAATGAGCATTGATAGAAATACCAAGGTTGAAAATTCCAGTATAGCCAGATCTAAGAGTTCACCTTCAGATAACTCCTTTATTAAATCGCCTCGGGACCAACAATATTGTGCTGAGCAGTCTAGAGATCCTCCATCAACTGGTGAGAAAGCTGTCACATCGGTTAATGGGGTGTGTATTACAAAGGAACAATCCAACTGGATGTTAGAGTCACAACCCCAACCAGTGCCAAGTACATCTTCTGAAGTGGAGGAGGATGTACTATCTTTTGACAATCAAAGACTCAAGGATCCAGAAGTGAGTCGGTCAACATATATGCCTAGTTTGCCTAATACAGTACATGCTCCAAATCACTCTAGGCCCCCTTTGTTGCATAATGAGGCTTATGGTGCGGTTTATTCCAATGCTGATTGTCTATTTGTAGATAACAAAGTTGGGGATAGTTCACTTTTATCTAATGGTTACCCTGAAAACATGGTAACCAGATCTTCTGGTTCAGGAAGGCCATTGGAGCATCCCTATCCTCTTCCAAATGAAGTCCCAGGGAAGCACACTGGAAGATTCCTGGATGATGCAGCAAATCCTGATTTCAGTACTGCTGCTGACAAGGGAGAGAGTAGCATAATCTCAAATATATTATCGATGGACTTTGACACATGGGATGATTCACTAACATCACCACAGCATTTCTCCAAATTGTTGGGTGAAACTGATAAACAGTCTGGAGCGCTCAAAATGTCAAGTCCTTGGAAAGTACAAAATAATAATCAGTCCAGATTCTCTTTTGCAAGACAGGAGGATGCTAAAAATCAAGCATTTGATTTACAGTCATCTCTGAATGTCGATGGGCAGTTTtctaataaccagtcattccaTCAGGGCTTTTCTGAAAATAGAGATTTATATTTGGATAATCTAGGAATTGGTAATGGTTTCCCATCTAGTACTTTTGAAGAATCTGAAAGTCATGCCAGAAATCATTTAGCATTCTCTTCTAACAAGCTTTCTG CGGTTTCAAGGGCTCAAATTTCTGCTCCTCCTGGATTCTCTGTGCCAAGCAGGGCACCACCTCCGGGCTTTACTTCTCATGAGAGAGTGGATCAGGATTTTGACACTATGTCTG GGAATCATATGTATGGTACTTCAACTTTGTTGAGAAACGCATATCAACCTCAGGCAAATGGAAATATTGGGAGCTCTGCAGATATTGAGTTTATGGATCCTGCTATATTGGCAGTTGGTAAGGGGAGACTGCAAGGTGGGCTTAACAACCCAGGCCTAGAAATGAGATCAAATTTTCCTTCGCAGTTGAGTGGGTATGAAAACGATGCAAGGCTTCAACTATTGATGCAAAGATCACTCGCCCCACAACAAAACCTTAGATATCCTGATTTTGGGGATGGTTTTTCTCACGTCAATGATTCTTATGGGATCTCCTCAAGGCTTTTGGAGCAGTCCCAGGCTAGCAATCTTTCTCCTTTTTCTCAAATGTCCCTCCAACAGTCCAGAAACCGGGTCATGTCAAATGGCCACTGGGATGGGTGGAATGAGGTCCAGGGTGGAAGCAATGTAAGTATGGCAGAGCTCCTGAGAAATGAGAGACTAGGATTCAACAAGTTTTATTCTGGTTATGAAGAATCAAAGTTTCGGATGCCCAGTTCAGGCGATCTGTATAATAGAACATTTGGGATGTAA
- the LOC103447830 gene encoding uncharacterized protein isoform X1, whose product MSDQGEKTCPLCAEEMDLTDQQLKPCKCGYEICVWCWHHIMDMAEKDETDGRCPACRTPYDKEKIVGTAGKCERLVLEINTEKKMKSQKAKVKSAEGRKQLTSVRVIQRNLVYIVGLPLNLADEDLLQRKEYFGQYGKVQKVSMSRTAAGVIQQFPNNTCSVYITYSKEEEAVRCIQNVHGFLLDGRSLRACFGTTKYCHAWLRNVPCTNPDCLYLHEVGSQEDSFTKDEIISAYTRSRVQQITGTANSMQRRSGSVLPPPLDDYCNTSSASAAGPIIKNGSSNTGSLIRGSPPNGSSGRSIALPAAASWGTRGSNCQPPATHIISSNGHSKQKPDTVRSTLPYSAATGASVQSSTVHSDGGKMSALNEESQTLHAKCKPESLKIVKQHSGVDCQNDLSDVPAAPDEGSASVNVSNQLLATSVSKENDRGSSMQPNISNPTNHLSYSSAHEKENIVSTEEVVQNLCSDIHLMSIDRNTKVENSSIARSKSSPSDNSFIKSPRDQQYCAEQSRDPPSTGEKAVTSVNGVCITKEQSNWMLESQPQPVPSTSSEVEEDVLSFDNQRLKDPEVSRSTYMPSLPNTVHAPNHSRPPLLHNEAYGAVYSNADCLFVDNKVGDSSLLSNGYPENMVTRSSGSGRPLEHPYPLPNEVPGKHTGRFLDDAANPDFSTAADKGESSIISNILSMDFDTWDDSLTSPQHFSKLLGETDKQSGALKMSSPWKVQNNNQSRFSFARQEDAKNQAFDLQSSLNVDGQFSNNQSFHQGFSENRDLYLDNLGIGNGFPSSTFEESESHARNHLAFSSNKLSAVSRAQISAPPGFSVPSRAPPPGFTSHERVDQDFDTMSGNHMYGTSTLLRNAYQPQANGNIGSSADIEFMDPAILAVGKGRLQGGLNNPGLEMRSNFPSQLSGYENDARLQLLMQRSLAPQQNLRYPDFGDGFSHVNDSYGISSRLLEQSQASNLSPFSQMSLQQSRNRVMSNGHWDGWNEVQGGSNVSMAELLRNERLGFNKFYSGYEESKFRMPSSGDLYNRTFGM is encoded by the exons ATGAGTGACCAGGGAGAAAAGACTTGCCCTCTTTGTGCGGAGGAGATGGATTTGACAGATCAGCAATTGAAGCCATGCAAATGTGGTTATGAG ATATGTGTTTGGTGTTGGCACCACATAATGGACATGGCTGAGAAGGATGAGACAGATGGGCGGTGTCCTGCATGCCGCACTCCTTATGACAAGGAAAAGATTGTAGGAACAGCTGGAAAGTGTGAGAG GCTGGTTTTAGAAATCAACACTGAGAAAAAGATGAAATCTCAGAAGGCAAAAGTCAAATCTGCTGAAGGGCGGAAGCAGCTCACTAGTGTGCGAGTGATTCAACGGAACCTCGTTTACATAGTTGGGTTGCCTCTTAATCTGGCAGATGAAGAT CTTCTGCAGCGCAAAGAATATTTTGGTCAGTATGGGAAGGTTCAAAAAGTTTCCATGTCTCGAACAGCAGCTGGCGTCATTCAGCAATTTCCAAACAATACATGTAGTGT ATATATTACATACTCAAAAGAGGAGGAAGCGGTTCGTTGTATTCAAAATGTACATGGGTTCCTCTTGGATGGTAGATCTTTGAG GGCTTGCTTTGGGACCACAAAATATTGTCATGCATGGCTGAGGAATGTG CCTTGCACCAATCCTGATTGTTTGTATCTGCATGAGGTTGGGTCTCAGGAGGATAGTTTCACTAAAGATGAAATAATTTCTGCATACACTAG GAGTAGGGTACAACAAATTACTGGTACAGCAAACAGTATGCAACGGCGTTCGGGGAGTGTTTTGCCTCCACCACTAGATGATTATTGCAACACAAGTTCTGCTTCTGCCGCAGGACCAATTATTAAAAATGGATCAAGT AATACTGGAAGTCTTATTAGAGGTTCTCCTCCAAATGGAAGCTCTGGTAGATCTATTGCTCTCCCAGCTGCAGCCTCATG GGGAACACGTGGTTCAAACTGCCAACCACCAGCTACACATATAATAAGTTCAAATGGACATTCTAAACAGAAACCTGATACAGTCAGAAGCACATTGCCATATTCTGCAGCAACTGGTGCTTCTGTTCAGTCATCTACAGTGCATAGTGATGGAGGAAAGATGTCAGCATTAAATGAAGAAAGTCAGACTTTGCATGCTAAATGTAAACCAGAATCATTGAAGATTGTGAAACAGCATAGTGGTGTGGATTGTCAAAATGATCTGTCTGACGTACCTGCTGCACCTGATGAAGGTTCTGCTTCTGTTAATGTTAGCAACCAGTTATTGGCGACATCTGTATCCAAGGAAAATGATAGAGGCAGTAGCATGCAGCCAAACATTAGCAATCCTACCAACCATCTATCATACAGTTCCGCtcatgaaaaagaaaacattgTTTCCACTGAAGAAGTGGTCCaaaacttatgctctgatatcCATTTAATGAGCATTGATAGAAATACCAAGGTTGAAAATTCCAGTATAGCCAGATCTAAGAGTTCACCTTCAGATAACTCCTTTATTAAATCGCCTCGGGACCAACAATATTGTGCTGAGCAGTCTAGAGATCCTCCATCAACTGGTGAGAAAGCTGTCACATCGGTTAATGGGGTGTGTATTACAAAGGAACAATCCAACTGGATGTTAGAGTCACAACCCCAACCAGTGCCAAGTACATCTTCTGAAGTGGAGGAGGATGTACTATCTTTTGACAATCAAAGACTCAAGGATCCAGAAGTGAGTCGGTCAACATATATGCCTAGTTTGCCTAATACAGTACATGCTCCAAATCACTCTAGGCCCCCTTTGTTGCATAATGAGGCTTATGGTGCGGTTTATTCCAATGCTGATTGTCTATTTGTAGATAACAAAGTTGGGGATAGTTCACTTTTATCTAATGGTTACCCTGAAAACATGGTAACCAGATCTTCTGGTTCAGGAAGGCCATTGGAGCATCCCTATCCTCTTCCAAATGAAGTCCCAGGGAAGCACACTGGAAGATTCCTGGATGATGCAGCAAATCCTGATTTCAGTACTGCTGCTGACAAGGGAGAGAGTAGCATAATCTCAAATATATTATCGATGGACTTTGACACATGGGATGATTCACTAACATCACCACAGCATTTCTCCAAATTGTTGGGTGAAACTGATAAACAGTCTGGAGCGCTCAAAATGTCAAGTCCTTGGAAAGTACAAAATAATAATCAGTCCAGATTCTCTTTTGCAAGACAGGAGGATGCTAAAAATCAAGCATTTGATTTACAGTCATCTCTGAATGTCGATGGGCAGTTTtctaataaccagtcattccaTCAGGGCTTTTCTGAAAATAGAGATTTATATTTGGATAATCTAGGAATTGGTAATGGTTTCCCATCTAGTACTTTTGAAGAATCTGAAAGTCATGCCAGAAATCATTTAGCATTCTCTTCTAACAAGCTTTCTG CGGTTTCAAGGGCTCAAATTTCTGCTCCTCCTGGATTCTCTGTGCCAAGCAGGGCACCACCTCCGGGCTTTACTTCTCATGAGAGAGTGGATCAGGATTTTGACACTATGTCTG GGAATCATATGTATGGTACTTCAACTTTGTTGAGAAACGCATATCAACCTCAGGCAAATGGAAATATTGGGAGCTCTGCAGATATTGAGTTTATGGATCCTGCTATATTGGCAGTTGGTAAGGGGAGACTGCAAGGTGGGCTTAACAACCCAGGCCTAGAAATGAGATCAAATTTTCCTTCGCAGTTGAGTGGGTATGAAAACGATGCAAGGCTTCAACTATTGATGCAAAGATCACTCGCCCCACAACAAAACCTTAGATATCCTGATTTTGGGGATGGTTTTTCTCACGTCAATGATTCTTATGGGATCTCCTCAAGGCTTTTGGAGCAGTCCCAGGCTAGCAATCTTTCTCCTTTTTCTCAAATGTCCCTCCAACAGTCCAGAAACCGGGTCATGTCAAATGGCCACTGGGATGGGTGGAATGAGGTCCAGGGTGGAAGCAATGTAAGTATGGCAGAGCTCCTGAGAAATGAGAGACTAGGATTCAACAAGTTTTATTCTGGTTATGAAGAATCAAAGTTTCGGATGCCCAGTTCAGGCGATCTGTATAATAGAACATTTGGGATGTAA
- the LOC103447832 gene encoding L-ascorbate peroxidase, cytosolic-like, whose amino-acid sequence MGKCYPTVSEEYKTAIDKARRKLRGLIAEKNCAPLMLRIAWHSAGTYDTKTKTGGPFGTMRCPAEQSHGANNGLDIAVRLLEPIKQQFPILSYADFYQLAGVVAVEITGGPDVPFHPGRKDAPEPPPEGRLPDATKGCDHLRDVFGKTMGLSDKDIVALSGGHTLGRCHKERSGFEGPWTPNPLIFDNSYFTVLLGGDQEGLLMLPSDKALLDDPVFRPLVEKYAADEDAFFADYAEAHMRLSELGFAEA is encoded by the exons ATGGGGAAGTGCTACCCTACCGTGAGCGAAGAGTACAAGACGGCCATCGACAAGGCCAGGAGGAAGCTCAGAGGTCTGATCGCCGAGAAGAACTGTGCTCCTCTCATGCTTCGTATTGC ATGGCATTCAGCTGGAACTTACGATACGAAGACGAAGACCGGAGGGCCGTTCGGAACCATGAGGTGCCCGGCTGAGCAATCTCACGGGGCCAACAATGGCCTCGACATCGCCGTCAGGCTCTTGGAGCCCATCAAGCAACAGTTCCCTATTCTCTCTTACGCTGACTTCTACCAG TTGGCTGGTGTTGTTGCTGTTGAGATTACTGGTGGGCCTGATGTCCCTTTCCACCCAGGAAGGAAG GATGCCCCCGAGCCACCACCAGAGGGCCGTCTTCCTGATGCTACCAAGG GTTGTGATCATTTGAGGGATGTCTTCGGCAAAACCATGGGCCTCAGCGACAAGGATATTGTTGCTCTCTCCGGTGGTCACACCCTG GGAAGGTGCCACAAGGAGCGATCTGGATTTGAAGGACCTTGGACTCCCAACCCCCTTATCTTCGACAACTCCTACTTCAC GGTGCTTCTTGGTGGAGACCAGGAAGGTCTTCTAATGCTTCCAAGTGACAAGGCTCTTCTGGATGACCCTGTCTTCCGCCCTCTTGTGGAAAAATATGCTGCG GATGAAGATGCCTTCTTTGCTGACTATGCTGAAGCTCACATGAGGCTCTCTGAGCTCGG GTTTGCCGAGGCCTAA